One window from the genome of Montipora foliosa isolate CH-2021 chromosome 5, ASM3666993v2, whole genome shotgun sequence encodes:
- the LOC138004392 gene encoding histamine H2 receptor-like has product MPSPVCITWMTVGLAESVAIITLNLCTIIVFTTNRNLRKRSTYLVINLAVTDILVGGVAVYYLFYLFGVFCNVWRGHLNEHLAGYIDTILICFPGMSLINMTIIALERAYATFRPFKHRVLKKRVYGLLIVFVWVITALSTFLNLKYPVEEVTGLYLAIALCSFELLIICVSYSSIVIKVRCGAHPQHHGAASRERKLTMTLLIVTVSSLLVFLPVIFFSILLDSGKFKIPFPVEINIYGALWFSLGANSLVNPILYAIRMPEYRSTLAALFRKKSTLRNRERRVVDLPLRDL; this is encoded by the coding sequence ATGCCTTCACCCGTGTGCATAACCTGGATGACTGTAGGCTTGGCCGAGTCTGTTGCCATAATAACACTCAACCTCTGTacgataattgtttttacaacaaaccgtAATCTTCGCAAGCGCAGCACGTACCTGGTGATAAATTTGGCAGTTACAGATATATTGGTTGGAGGAGTTGCTGTGTATTACCTGTTCTATTTGTTTGGAGTATTCTGTAATGTATGGAGGGGGCATCTTAATGAACATTTGGCAGGTTATATAGACACAATACTTATTTGTTTTCCTGGTATGTCTTTAATAAACATGACCATTATTGCTTTAGAACGGGCATATGCGACATTTCGGCCTTTCAAGCATCGCGTGCTAAAAAAACGGGTGTATGGCCTATTAATTGTCTTTGTTTGGGTTATTACGGCATTGAGTACTTTCTTAAATCTTAAATATCCTGTAGAGGAAGTCACGGGTCTTTACTTAGCGATTGCATTATGCTCGTTTGAACTTTTGATCATTTGTGTATCTTACTCATCCATTGTTATTAAAGTCCGTTGTGGAGCGCATCCTCAACATCATGGTGCAGCcagtagagaaagaaaactgactaTGACATTGTTGATTGTGACTGTTTCATCTCTTTTGGTGTTCCTGCCAGTAATCTTTTTCAGTATTCTCCTTGATAGCGGTAAATTTAAAATCCCCTTTCCAGTGGAAATAAATATATATGGTGCACTTTGGTTTTCACTTGGTGCAAACTCTCTTGTCAATCCTATATTATACGCTATCCGCATGCCAGAATACAGATCTACTTTAGCTGCACTCTTTCGCAAAAAATCTACACTTCGTAACCGTGAAAGGCGAGTTGTAGATTTACCTCTTCGTGACTTGTAA